From the genome of Tenericutes bacterium MZ-XQ:
TGTAGATACTACACCTTTTCTCATGGATGAACCCCCACCAACAACAAAGACTTTATCTTTAAGATAAGGTTCCTTAATAATTGCACAACTACAAAAAAACGCATTTAAATCAATATGAAAAATGATTTTAACATTGTTTTTCATTTAAATGACTTCCTTTCAAAGCGTTTTTATAGTATAATAAACCATGATGAATTAAACGAGGTGATATTATGGCAAAAACAGAAGAAAAACAAACAACAACTCCAAAAAAGAATCATTACAAAAACCCAACTGAAACATGGTGGGGTAAAGCTGTTGTATGGGTTTTATTTTTTGGAATGGTAGGATTAATTTTAGTTGGTTTTATCTTATCCATCATTAATGGTAATGCTTAATGAATAAGAAATAGGTGGGAACACCTTTTTTCTTTATATAGCTATTTTTTCAATAGCATTTTTGCTTGTTCAATCGCAAAATGACTCAATTTTTCATCACTTAACATCATACCAATCATCTCAATTCTTTGGTCTAAGTTAAGTTTTGTAATGTGAGTGACCATGCGGTTGTTTTCTTTATGTTTTGTAATACCATAGTGATGATCTGCTTTAGCAGCTACTTGTGGTAGATGAGTAATCACTATGAGTTGCATATCTTTTGAAAGTTCTGCCATTTTTTGTGCAACTTTTGCGGCCGTTTTCCCGCTAATTCCAATATCGATTTCATCTAGCACTAGCATACTCAGTTGATTTGATTTAGCGTAAATGCTTTTTAATGCAAACATAAATCGTGCACGCTCACCACCACTAGCAACTTTAGCAAGCGGTTTAATCGGTTCACCTTCATTAAGTGATATCATAAATTCTACTTGATCAAGTCCAGATTCAAGCAAATATTTTTCTTCTTTTTCAATACCATCAAATACGATATCAAAACTAGCCTTTTCCAAATCTAAATCTTTAAGTTCCAATATCATGTCTTTAGATAACTTTTTGGCAAGTTTTTGTCTGAGTTCTCTTAATTTCAACCCTGCTTGATAAGCTTCTAAAAAAGCTTCATCGAGCTCTTTTTTTGCTTCTTTGATGTACTCATCATAATCTGTAATCATGAGCAACTCTTTTTTAATCTCATGATAATAATCTATTAAATCGTTAATTTCCTTTTGATACTTTTGCTCAATTTTGATCAGTTCAAAATGACGTTCTTGCATCAAATTAAAGCGGTCTTGATCAAAATCAAGACTTTCTATTTGTTGATAAATCCTTGATTTCACATCATCAATCTCATAATAACTAGAGGATAGTCTATCCGCCATATCTTGATAAGATTCATCTAGGTGCTTGATTTTATCAAGTGCTGATGATGCGTCATATATATGATCAATTTGATAAATTTCTCCATCTAAAAACGTATATGCGATTTGTAGTTCGTTCATAATCTTATCGTAGTTTTTGAGCTTGTTTAGTTCTTCTTCAAGATGTAATTTTTCATCAGGTACTAAATTATAGCCTTCCAACTCTTTGATTTGATATGCGAGAAATGATTCTTTCTCAACAGATGCTTCCTTCTTATTTTTCAACTGTTCAAAGGCTTTCTTTTGATCTAAAAATTTACTTCTTTTAATGAGATAATGATTTAAATGTTCATCTACTTTTTTAGAATCTACTTGATCGATAAATGT
Proteins encoded in this window:
- a CDS encoding DNA repair protein RecN, yielding MLKSLKVSHFALIDDLEIEFNDGLTALTGETGAGKTIILESLHLLFGKRSDQQMIRYGESKAVVVGTFHLPKDKQEILGLDEEITVRREIDANSRHVMKINDEVVTLNRLKEVMSILGNIHSQNDSMTLFDRNYYLTFIDQVDSKKVDEHLNHYLIKRSKFLDQKKAFEQLKNKKEASVEKESFLAYQIKELEGYNLVPDEKLHLEEELNKLKNYDKIMNELQIAYTFLDGEIYQIDHIYDASSALDKIKHLDESYQDMADRLSSSYYEIDDVKSRIYQQIESLDFDQDRFNLMQERHFELIKIEQKYQKEINDLIDYYHEIKKELLMITDYDEYIKEAKKELDEAFLEAYQAGLKLRELRQKLAKKLSKDMILELKDLDLEKASFDIVFDGIEKEEKYLLESGLDQVEFMISLNEGEPIKPLAKVASGGERARFMFALKSIYAKSNQLSMLVLDEIDIGISGKTAAKVAQKMAELSKDMQLIVITHLPQVAAKADHHYGITKHKENNRMVTHITKLNLDQRIEMIGMMLSDEKLSHFAIEQAKMLLKK